From the Exiguobacterium aurantiacum genome, one window contains:
- a CDS encoding DUF1294 domain-containing protein yields the protein MTNLLAFMIFFLDKRRAKSGEWRISERMLLILVWIGGAFGAYLAMRLFRHKTLKPLFRIGVPIAILVHAGITGWFIF from the coding sequence GTGACTAATTTACTAGCGTTTATGATATTTTTCCTCGATAAACGCCGTGCCAAATCAGGGGAATGGCGAATTTCAGAACGAATGTTACTCATTCTCGTCTGGATCGGTGGAGCATTCGGTGCCTATCTCGCGATGCGTCTCTTCCGTCATAAGACGTTGAAGCCGCTATTTCGAATCGGTGTCCCGATCGCTATCTTGGTGCACGCCGGTATCACAGGCTGGTTCATCTTCTGA
- a CDS encoding cation:proton antiporter: METMMIGFSLIVAIGALAQLFAWRFDLPAIIIMTVAGVLVGPIFGWIDPVTMLGDLYSPLISFAVALILFEGSLGLEFREIREYRKVIARLVTVGVLLSFLATSVLLITVGNIHWLPALTLGALFVVTGPTVIIPLLRQANLVPHVANVLKWEGIIVDPIGALLGLFVVQFGFAFYQNDSLTTHLPFLSSCVAGVLLGIVFGVVLMRAFAKGRVPEYLQTTLTLSGVLLVFSMSEWVMHEVGLLAVTAMGLTMANSKFARPEILTHLREFKENVSILLISSVFIILTASLSRTDLLAVFQAPILLSIAGILFLVRPFSILSATIGTSLVRNERVFIGWIAPRGIVAMTVTGFFAAEITELGVTDAEKMLPMTLGLVFLSVTIHGLTIRPLARRLGLNKIKNPWS; encoded by the coding sequence ATGGAGACGATGATGATCGGCTTTAGCTTGATTGTAGCAATCGGTGCGTTGGCTCAACTGTTCGCTTGGCGATTTGACCTGCCAGCCATCATTATTATGACCGTGGCCGGAGTGCTCGTCGGACCAATCTTCGGATGGATCGACCCGGTGACGATGCTTGGAGACTTGTATAGCCCGTTGATTTCATTCGCCGTCGCCCTCATTTTGTTCGAAGGAAGTCTCGGTCTGGAATTCCGTGAAATCCGCGAGTATCGAAAAGTCATTGCCCGGCTCGTGACGGTTGGGGTGCTGCTTTCCTTTCTCGCCACTTCGGTCTTGCTGATCACCGTCGGGAACATCCACTGGCTCCCTGCATTGACACTTGGAGCTTTATTCGTCGTGACAGGGCCGACGGTCATCATCCCGCTCCTACGACAAGCCAATTTGGTGCCACATGTGGCGAACGTGTTGAAATGGGAAGGCATCATTGTCGATCCGATTGGGGCGCTCCTTGGGCTGTTCGTCGTCCAATTCGGATTCGCATTTTATCAAAATGATAGTTTAACCACACATCTCCCGTTTCTGAGTTCGTGTGTGGCAGGAGTATTACTTGGGATTGTGTTCGGGGTCGTATTAATGCGCGCTTTTGCGAAAGGCAGAGTCCCTGAGTATTTGCAAACGACACTGACATTAAGTGGCGTGTTGCTCGTCTTCTCGATGAGCGAATGGGTCATGCATGAGGTCGGTCTGCTGGCTGTGACGGCGATGGGGCTGACGATGGCTAATTCGAAATTCGCGCGTCCGGAGATTCTCACCCATCTCCGTGAGTTTAAAGAGAACGTGTCCATCCTCTTGATTTCTTCTGTCTTCATCATTTTAACGGCCAGTTTAAGCCGTACCGATTTACTCGCCGTCTTTCAAGCCCCGATTCTGCTCTCGATTGCCGGCATCTTATTCCTCGTTCGGCCATTCTCGATCCTTTCAGCGACGATTGGGACGTCATTAGTGAGAAACGAGCGGGTGTTCATCGGCTGGATTGCCCCTCGCGGTATCGTGGCTATGACGGTGACCGGCTTCTTTGCAGCTGAAATCACGGAGCTCGGTGTGACGGATGCTGAAAAGATGTTACCGATGACGCTCGGTCTCGTCTTTTTATCTGTGACAATTCACGGATTGACCATCAGACCGCTCGCAAGACGTCTCGGATTGAACAAAATCAAGAATCCTTGGAGCTGA
- a CDS encoding GNAT family N-acetyltransferase, giving the protein MEEAPNISIKALDEYSISVVNEANNPFPVIGEIIPSFCDGVWTYEEQLYEKAHETSFPDDSLDWYEYINSEDKQVFLAFDEMTCIGQIRVVKDWNRFAYIENIAVRGSYRHSGLGHLLMGAAETWAKKQSLLGMSLEAQNDNVIACRFYAKEGFALGGVDTLKQTGNPNIDMTLHWYKIF; this is encoded by the coding sequence GTGGAAGAAGCCCCAAACATCTCGATCAAAGCGTTAGATGAGTATTCAATCAGCGTCGTAAACGAAGCCAATAATCCGTTTCCAGTCATCGGGGAAATCATCCCGAGCTTTTGTGACGGGGTTTGGACGTATGAGGAACAGTTATATGAGAAGGCACATGAGACGAGCTTCCCGGACGATTCACTGGACTGGTATGAATATATCAACAGTGAGGACAAACAAGTATTCTTGGCGTTCGACGAGATGACATGTATCGGACAAATCCGTGTGGTGAAAGACTGGAACCGTTTTGCGTATATCGAGAACATCGCGGTCCGTGGTAGCTATCGACACAGCGGACTCGGCCATTTGTTGATGGGAGCTGCCGAGACGTGGGCAAAAAAGCAATCGTTGCTTGGAATGTCACTCGAAGCGCAGAACGATAACGTGATCGCGTGTCGATTTTATGCGAAAGAAGGGTTCGCGCTCGGCGGTGTAGATACGCTCAAACAGACGGGCAATCCGAACATCGACATGACGTTGCATTGGTACAAGATTTTCTGA
- the cls gene encoding cardiolipin synthase, giving the protein MIPTEIILSVLGIALIILNVTFAVTIIFFERRDIGSTWAWLLVLFFIPLLGFFIYIFFGRLIKTNNFYQVDEERRHEYAKHVDDQLTELDAHEGLFARDPLLSKYRRLARLNLSSTNALVTYQNAIHVIHDGEQKFEALFHDIEVATREINIQYYIIQNDSLGQALIEALTRRAKEGVKVRLLYDAVGSRGLRRSHFKQLLAHGGEVKSFFPSRFGINFRVNNRNHRKLCIIDGEIGYIGGFNVGNEYLGTNRQFGYWRDVHLRMRGEAVRELLERFLLDWNRAVPTKRRAEKKDFIWPTALLETVRSPVQIVTSGPNSSTEHLKNMLVKMITEAKETIYIQTPYFIPDASFLDACRNALMSGTKIRLMIPNKPDHMFVYWATYTNAAELVRYGAEVYTYEGGFLHAKTLVIDGEVASIGTTNIDARSFRLNFEISALVYDEVVAQSVIEAFERDMASADRLTLERYETRTKWIRFKESVSRLLSPIL; this is encoded by the coding sequence ATGATCCCGACAGAAATCATTCTCAGCGTTCTCGGTATCGCACTGATTATCTTGAACGTCACGTTCGCCGTCACCATCATCTTCTTCGAACGGCGTGATATCGGGTCGACGTGGGCCTGGTTGCTCGTGCTGTTCTTCATTCCACTGCTTGGTTTCTTCATCTACATCTTTTTCGGACGATTGATCAAAACGAACAACTTCTATCAAGTCGACGAGGAGCGGCGCCATGAATACGCGAAACACGTCGACGACCAATTGACCGAACTCGACGCGCATGAAGGTTTGTTCGCCCGTGACCCGCTCTTATCCAAATATCGGCGGCTCGCTCGTTTGAATTTGTCCTCCACGAACGCACTCGTGACGTATCAGAATGCGATTCACGTCATTCATGACGGTGAACAGAAGTTCGAGGCGTTGTTCCATGACATCGAGGTGGCGACGCGTGAAATTAACATCCAGTACTATATCATTCAAAACGACTCGCTCGGTCAAGCGCTTATCGAAGCGCTCACACGCCGGGCCAAGGAAGGTGTCAAGGTACGTCTGCTCTATGACGCCGTCGGCTCACGGGGATTGCGACGTTCCCATTTCAAACAGCTCCTCGCGCACGGAGGCGAGGTGAAGTCGTTCTTCCCGTCACGCTTTGGAATCAACTTCCGCGTCAACAACCGGAATCACCGAAAGCTATGTATTATCGATGGGGAGATCGGCTATATCGGTGGCTTCAACGTCGGGAATGAGTACTTAGGAACGAACCGGCAGTTCGGCTATTGGCGCGACGTGCATCTGCGCATGAGAGGGGAAGCGGTGCGTGAACTGCTCGAACGTTTCCTCCTCGATTGGAACCGCGCCGTGCCGACAAAGCGTCGAGCCGAGAAAAAGGACTTCATTTGGCCGACCGCCCTTCTCGAGACAGTCCGGTCACCGGTACAAATCGTCACATCAGGCCCGAACTCGTCGACCGAGCACTTGAAAAACATGCTCGTCAAGATGATCACCGAGGCGAAAGAGACGATTTACATCCAGACCCCATATTTCATCCCTGACGCTAGCTTCCTTGACGCCTGCCGCAACGCGCTCATGTCTGGGACGAAGATCCGCCTGATGATTCCGAACAAACCGGACCACATGTTTGTTTATTGGGCAACGTATACGAATGCGGCGGAGCTCGTTCGCTACGGTGCCGAAGTATATACGTATGAAGGTGGGTTCTTGCATGCGAAGACGCTCGTCATCGATGGCGAGGTCGCCTCGATCGGGACAACGAACATCGATGCGCGCAGTTTCCGGCTCAATTTCGAGATTTCGGCGCTCGTCTATGACGAGGTCGTGGCCCAGTCCGTCATCGAGGCGTTCGAACGGGACATGGCCAGCGCCGACCGGTTGACGCTCGAACGCTATGAGACGCGGACGAAATGGATTCGCTTCAAAGAAAGCGTGTCGCGCCTGCTCAGCCCAATCCTCTAA
- a CDS encoding AAA family ATPase — MVQQWTTHLNDQVIGQSKAIKLSTIALLSGGHVLLEDRPGTGKTTLARSLATSVSAAFQRVQCTPDTLPSDILGMELFNPTTGTFERRTGPIFTSILLVDEINRTTPRTQSALLEAMQERQVTLGEVSLRLPDPFFVIATQNPFDGQGTFPLPQAQLDRFLFKLSLAPLSRESERRLLRNEHLSAAPFTLQQTELAEMQQAVRDVLFHEAMEDYLLDFVEALRHHRDIEVGPSPRATLAYTMAARAHAYMHGRDYVSPEDIRVLALPILGHRIVLTVEASLKTKPSKLIKSVLETIPVPSEV; from the coding sequence ATGGTGCAACAATGGACGACACATTTAAACGATCAAGTGATTGGGCAGTCGAAGGCGATTAAGCTATCGACGATCGCCCTTCTCTCCGGGGGGCACGTTTTGCTCGAGGACCGGCCTGGCACCGGTAAGACGACACTTGCGCGCAGCTTAGCCACGTCGGTCTCGGCCGCGTTTCAACGCGTACAGTGTACACCGGACACGCTACCGAGTGACATTTTAGGGATGGAGCTGTTCAATCCGACGACGGGCACGTTCGAGCGCCGGACCGGACCGATCTTCACGTCGATCTTACTCGTCGATGAGATTAACCGGACGACACCACGGACGCAGTCGGCACTGTTAGAGGCGATGCAGGAGCGACAAGTGACGCTCGGTGAAGTGTCGCTTCGTCTCCCCGACCCGTTCTTCGTCATCGCGACACAAAACCCGTTCGACGGGCAAGGGACGTTCCCGTTGCCGCAGGCGCAACTCGACCGCTTCTTGTTCAAACTGTCGCTCGCCCCGTTATCTCGGGAGTCGGAACGCCGGTTGCTGCGGAACGAGCATTTGAGTGCGGCCCCGTTCACGTTGCAACAGACCGAGCTCGCCGAGATGCAGCAAGCCGTCCGTGATGTCTTGTTCCACGAGGCGATGGAGGACTATCTTCTCGATTTCGTCGAGGCTCTCCGTCATCACCGGGACATCGAGGTCGGACCGAGCCCACGGGCGACGCTCGCCTACACGATGGCGGCCCGGGCGCATGCCTATATGCATGGACGAGACTACGTGTCACCGGAAGACATCCGCGTGCTCGCCTTGCCGATTCTCGGACACCGAATCGTCTTGACGGTCGAGGCGTCGCTCAAGACGAAGCCGTCCAAACTGATCAAATCTGTACTCGAGACCATCCCGGTCCCATCCGAGGTGTGA
- a CDS encoding amino acid ABC transporter permease: MFEGMKWEAIFDVDLAVRSFPYLLGGLPNTLWISFVSMFFGLLLGLVLALGKLSPSRMLRFPSTFYISFMRGVPILIILFILYSGFPFIGIEFAALTAAIIGFSLNSAAYIAEIVRAAIRAVDPGQVEAARSLGMNKWLTLKGVILPQATRIALPPLSNVFLDLIKASSLAAMITVPEIFNKAKIVGGREFDYMTVYLVVALIYWGICTFMSFFQDWLERHFERYLDTPKR, encoded by the coding sequence ATGTTCGAAGGTATGAAATGGGAAGCGATCTTTGACGTCGACCTGGCTGTGCGCTCGTTCCCTTATCTGCTAGGCGGCTTGCCGAACACGCTTTGGATCTCATTCGTCAGCATGTTCTTCGGCTTGTTGCTCGGTCTCGTGCTCGCCCTTGGGAAACTGTCACCGTCCCGGATGCTGCGGTTCCCGTCGACGTTCTATATCTCGTTCATGCGGGGCGTGCCGATCCTAATTATCCTGTTCATCTTATATTCAGGATTTCCATTCATCGGCATCGAATTCGCGGCGCTGACGGCGGCGATCATCGGGTTCAGTCTGAACTCGGCGGCCTATATCGCGGAGATCGTCCGGGCTGCGATTCGTGCCGTCGACCCAGGACAAGTCGAAGCGGCCCGCTCGCTCGGGATGAACAAGTGGCTGACGCTGAAAGGGGTCATCTTACCTCAGGCGACGCGGATTGCCCTCCCCCCGCTTTCGAACGTGTTCCTCGATTTGATTAAAGCGAGTTCACTCGCCGCGATGATCACCGTCCCGGAGATTTTCAATAAGGCAAAAATCGTCGGAGGCCGGGAATTCGATTATATGACCGTCTATTTGGTCGTCGCCTTGATCTATTGGGGCATCTGTACGTTCATGTCGTTCTTCCAAGATTGGCTCGAACGGCATTTCGAACGCTATTTGGATACACCGAAACGATGA
- a CDS encoding AraC family transcriptional regulator, producing MINVQTWTGRTMEIGFTTNAQFQIWLVTQGQVEIRINGTRARLRAGMALMLDRGQVTKVERTDDSFQMTMLQVDPLDLVAPPLAERYVTPFIEKIGHHVLHPAESGDKAILETLHKVIKSLKKDSAFALLDATLQLAVVWRYWIQRQPVTRRHGQERMQRMITYIHDHDTMKLSLEDIAAAGGLSRAECCRYFSKWGDTSPLAYVQDVRMQRAARLLCETDSPVAEVANRFGYTSVSHFVQTFKKVHHQTPLAFRKQRT from the coding sequence ATGATTAATGTCCAAACGTGGACCGGGCGGACGATGGAGATCGGGTTCACGACGAATGCGCAGTTTCAAATCTGGCTAGTGACCCAGGGGCAAGTCGAGATCCGGATCAACGGTACCCGTGCACGACTTCGGGCCGGGATGGCGCTGATGCTCGACCGCGGACAGGTTACAAAAGTTGAACGGACAGATGACTCGTTTCAAATGACGATGCTTCAGGTCGACCCGTTGGACTTGGTTGCACCGCCACTCGCGGAGCGCTATGTCACACCGTTCATCGAGAAGATTGGCCATCACGTGCTGCATCCGGCTGAATCAGGTGACAAGGCTATCCTCGAGACGCTTCATAAAGTAATCAAGAGTTTAAAGAAAGACTCCGCTTTCGCGTTGCTCGATGCGACATTACAGCTCGCCGTCGTCTGGCGCTATTGGATTCAACGGCAACCCGTGACGAGACGACATGGGCAGGAACGCATGCAACGCATGATCACTTACATACACGACCACGACACGATGAAACTGTCGCTTGAAGACATCGCCGCTGCCGGTGGACTGAGCCGGGCGGAATGTTGCCGTTACTTTTCAAAATGGGGAGACACATCGCCGCTCGCCTATGTCCAAGACGTCCGGATGCAACGGGCCGCCCGTCTGTTGTGTGAGACGGACAGTCCGGTCGCTGAAGTGGCAAACCGGTTTGGCTATACGAGCGTGAGCCATTTTGTCCAGACGTTTAAGAAAGTGCATCATCAAACACCGCTCGCGTTTCGCAAACAGAGGACATGA
- a CDS encoding MBL fold metallo-hydrolase: MKVTRIDHVHQLTFYAPVLPINVQLIERELGLVLIDTALARNAEAILAYIEAQERPLLAILLTHAHGDHVGGVDIILKAHPHAELYVSRRDARLLEGDKTTDPDERPLKLKGSLPTIHSLPDKLLDPGERLFGLKVYPAAGHTPGSIAYFDEKERNLFAGDAFQTRGGVAVAGDVRPLFPLPGVATWDQRAAVEHAEKLIDLAPRHTFVGHGQPVAGTHRLYLALKRAKRKQARLFSR; encoded by the coding sequence ATGAAAGTCACACGGATTGATCACGTCCATCAACTGACATTCTATGCACCTGTATTACCGATTAATGTCCAGTTGATTGAGCGGGAGCTCGGACTCGTCTTGATCGACACCGCCCTCGCGCGCAACGCGGAAGCGATTTTAGCGTATATCGAGGCACAGGAGCGTCCGCTGCTCGCCATCTTGCTGACGCACGCCCATGGCGATCACGTCGGTGGTGTCGACATTATCTTGAAGGCCCACCCTCACGCCGAGCTGTACGTCTCACGTCGGGATGCCCGTCTCCTCGAAGGGGACAAGACGACCGACCCGGATGAGCGGCCGCTCAAACTAAAAGGGTCCCTCCCGACCATCCACTCCTTGCCGGATAAATTGCTCGACCCAGGTGAGCGGTTGTTCGGCCTGAAGGTCTATCCGGCAGCTGGTCATACTCCGGGCTCCATCGCCTATTTCGATGAAAAGGAGCGGAATTTGTTTGCTGGTGACGCATTTCAGACACGTGGGGGAGTCGCCGTGGCAGGGGATGTGCGTCCGTTGTTCCCGCTACCGGGTGTCGCGACGTGGGATCAACGGGCAGCGGTCGAGCATGCGGAGAAGTTGATCGACCTGGCACCGCGCCACACGTTCGTCGGACACGGACAGCCCGTCGCCGGGACACATCGGCTCTATTTGGCGCTGAAGCGTGCCAAACGCAAGCAAGCACGTCTATTTTCACGATAA
- a CDS encoding DUF58 domain-containing protein: MQLVSPRYLESGYMWLLFVVGVFTALYGNVFLASVIIGFSLYALILPELLFRLAEYVHVEVTDELKLFPNDEETYTIKLVSTAPVPLGVVRLSGYLHPTVESEEHAFWRQENYIGREAAVAYTLPLKAIRRGPIRMEAIGMEIRDPLRMFSLYKEDPLDRIGYVFPEFLPYPIPKRPPTLPGEEMVRHSAYRDPETFQSVAPYHGQPMRQLYWSAYAKTGELLARTEQPVQANEYVVVLDLLTKDGRALTHQMERLISQAAALCRDFEKENASYGLIVPTLTKEGITYDLAPGSGETHFRKVMTTLACLSERDFPLARSLFERKVAKYGGSQSILRLGGDGR, translated from the coding sequence ATGCAACTCGTCAGCCCTCGCTACCTCGAGTCCGGGTATATGTGGCTCTTGTTCGTCGTCGGGGTGTTCACCGCCCTGTACGGCAACGTCTTCCTCGCGAGTGTGATTATCGGTTTCAGCCTGTATGCATTGATCCTGCCGGAGCTTTTGTTCCGGCTCGCTGAATACGTCCATGTCGAAGTGACCGACGAGCTGAAGCTGTTCCCGAACGATGAAGAGACGTACACAATCAAATTGGTGTCGACGGCCCCTGTCCCGCTCGGTGTCGTCCGTTTGTCAGGTTATCTCCATCCGACCGTCGAGTCGGAGGAACACGCCTTCTGGCGCCAGGAGAACTATATCGGACGTGAGGCGGCCGTCGCCTATACGCTCCCGCTCAAGGCGATTCGACGCGGCCCGATCCGTATGGAGGCGATCGGTATGGAGATTCGTGACCCGCTCCGCATGTTCTCGCTCTATAAGGAAGACCCGCTCGACCGTATCGGGTATGTCTTCCCAGAATTCTTGCCTTATCCGATTCCGAAGCGTCCGCCGACGTTACCTGGCGAGGAGATGGTCCGTCATAGTGCCTATCGTGACCCGGAGACGTTCCAGTCGGTGGCGCCGTATCACGGGCAGCCGATGCGGCAACTGTATTGGTCGGCCTACGCGAAGACAGGTGAACTGCTCGCCCGCACCGAGCAACCCGTCCAAGCGAACGAATATGTCGTCGTGCTCGACTTGCTGACGAAAGACGGGCGCGCCCTCACCCATCAGATGGAGCGGTTGATCTCGCAGGCAGCAGCGTTATGCCGCGATTTCGAGAAAGAGAACGCCAGCTATGGACTGATCGTCCCGACGTTGACGAAGGAAGGCATCACCTATGATCTCGCCCCGGGGAGCGGTGAGACACACTTCCGCAAGGTCATGACGACGCTCGCCTGTCTGTCGGAGCGGGATTTCCCGCTCGCCCGGTCGCTGTTCGAACGGAAAGTCGCCAAATACGGTGGCAGCCAATCGATTTTACGGCTCGGAGGTGATGGCCGATGA
- a CDS encoding GNAT family N-acetyltransferase, producing MELHEIQTTDYQLAEQMLEIQRNAYAVEAELIGFDEIPARYETVEVIQNLPGTSYGLYNDGRLIGFITIEAAENTVEVTKLCIDPRYFRARLATTLLEHVLSMHEDKLVYVHTGKHNGPAKKLYTKLGFEPSAEFEPEPGVTLIRFTRS from the coding sequence ATGGAGTTACACGAGATTCAGACGACAGATTATCAACTGGCCGAGCAGATGCTCGAGATTCAACGGAACGCTTATGCGGTCGAGGCCGAGCTGATTGGATTCGATGAGATCCCGGCGCGTTATGAGACGGTCGAGGTGATTCAAAATCTGCCCGGGACGAGCTATGGCTTATATAACGACGGGCGGTTGATTGGCTTTATCACGATCGAAGCGGCTGAGAACACGGTCGAGGTCACGAAATTATGTATCGATCCGAGATATTTCAGGGCGAGGCTCGCGACGACGTTGCTCGAACACGTGCTCAGTATGCATGAAGACAAGCTTGTCTATGTACACACGGGGAAACATAACGGGCCGGCCAAGAAGCTGTACACGAAACTCGGGTTCGAACCGAGCGCTGAGTTTGAACCCGAACCGGGTGTCACATTGATTCGTTTTACGCGATCTTGA
- a CDS encoding LysM peptidoglycan-binding and 3D domain-containing protein, with the protein MKKPLLTLTALAGLSLGVAAPASAASTHTVQSGDTLYRIAVNNNVSVNDIKQANGLNSNMIYPNQVLKLAKSEAKASSSSASTYTVKAGDTLYRIATNNGVSVNQLMTWNGLKSDLIFPGQQFSVKGAKAASVANSAPAAKPKASTSAPVTKQSTSTTQTQAPASGKTMTVEATAYTPYCAGCSGITATGIDVRSNPNQKVIAVDPSVIPLGSKVWVEGYGEAIAGDTGGAIKGNKIDLLMPTQEQALNFGRKSITIKVLN; encoded by the coding sequence ATGAAAAAACCACTATTGACACTAACGGCACTCGCTGGCCTTAGTTTAGGAGTCGCTGCTCCAGCTTCGGCAGCATCAACACACACAGTTCAGTCTGGAGATACACTTTACCGTATCGCCGTGAACAACAATGTATCAGTAAATGACATCAAACAAGCGAACGGCTTAAACTCTAATATGATTTATCCGAATCAAGTATTGAAGCTCGCGAAGTCAGAAGCGAAAGCAAGTTCTTCTTCAGCAAGCACGTATACGGTTAAAGCAGGCGACACGTTGTATCGCATCGCGACAAACAACGGCGTATCTGTCAACCAATTGATGACATGGAACGGTCTTAAATCAGATCTCATTTTCCCTGGTCAACAATTCTCTGTAAAAGGTGCCAAAGCAGCATCGGTTGCGAACAGCGCACCAGCCGCTAAACCAAAAGCATCAACATCTGCACCAGTGACGAAACAGTCTACGTCGACAACGCAAACCCAAGCTCCGGCTTCAGGTAAGACGATGACTGTGGAAGCAACGGCTTACACGCCATACTGTGCAGGGTGCTCAGGAATCACGGCAACAGGAATCGACGTCCGCTCGAACCCGAACCAAAAAGTCATCGCGGTTGACCCTTCAGTCATCCCACTCGGCTCTAAAGTATGGGTTGAAGGCTACGGTGAAGCAATCGCTGGAGACACTGGTGGCGCCATCAAAGGTAACAAAATCGACCTCTTGATGCCGACACAAGAGCAAGCGCTCAACTTCGGTCGTAAATCAATCACAATTAAAGTCTTAAACTAA
- a CDS encoding transporter substrate-binding domain-containing protein: protein MKRMTKGLAASLLLAVPLAACGDSSTDQAETSRWDEIKEEGTLTVGTAGTLYPASFREEDSDTLTGFDVELMKEVGKRLDLEVQFKEMAFDNMLTSVQNGQVDIAANDISVTEDRKEKFAFSTPYKYTYGTAIVRKSDLSGIESLEDLKGKKAAGEATTVFMDVARQYGAEEVIYDNATNDQYLRDVSTGRTDVILNDYYLQTLALAFFPEFDITIHPDIAYNPQEVAFLMDKENAELQENIDRVLAEMLEDGTVKELSETFYNGADVSVEPDVDATIVELD, encoded by the coding sequence ATGAAACGTATGACAAAAGGTTTGGCAGCATCCCTATTATTGGCTGTCCCGCTCGCGGCGTGTGGTGATTCTAGCACCGATCAGGCCGAAACTTCACGCTGGGATGAGATCAAAGAAGAAGGTACGCTCACGGTCGGTACAGCGGGTACGCTCTATCCGGCCTCGTTCCGTGAAGAGGATAGCGATACATTGACTGGGTTTGATGTCGAGCTCATGAAAGAGGTCGGGAAACGTCTCGACCTCGAGGTCCAATTCAAAGAGATGGCGTTCGACAACATGTTGACGAGCGTCCAAAACGGACAAGTCGACATCGCGGCGAACGATATTTCGGTCACAGAGGACCGCAAAGAGAAGTTCGCTTTCTCGACGCCATACAAGTACACATACGGAACGGCGATCGTTCGTAAGAGCGACCTGTCTGGTATCGAGTCACTTGAGGACTTGAAAGGTAAGAAAGCCGCTGGAGAAGCGACGACCGTCTTCATGGACGTGGCACGTCAATACGGGGCCGAGGAAGTCATCTATGACAACGCGACGAACGACCAGTATCTTCGTGACGTCTCGACAGGACGGACCGACGTCATCTTGAACGACTACTATCTCCAGACGCTCGCCCTCGCCTTCTTCCCGGAGTTCGATATTACGATTCACCCGGATATCGCCTATAACCCGCAGGAAGTCGCATTCTTGATGGACAAAGAGAACGCTGAGCTTCAAGAGAACATCGACCGCGTCCTTGCCGAGATGCTTGAAGACGGCACGGTGAAAGAGTTGTCGGAAACGTTCTATAACGGAGCCGATGTCTCGGTCGAACCGGACGTCGACGCGACCATCGTCGAATTGGACTAA
- a CDS encoding glucose 1-dehydrogenase, whose product MKLSGKTALVTGAGSGMGRAIAKLFAEEGARVVAVDMNGDSVEAVASEIKASGGEAVGVAGNVTKQEDIDTMVETATSTFGSLDVLVNNAGIMDNFLTVGEVTDEVWDRVIAVNLTGPMKLARAAINVMDKQDSGGVIINNASVGGLFGTRGGASYVASKHALIGLTKNIAATYGTFNKIRANAIAPGGVNTNIGATITAPSELGMRAIQGAGEAPIGEPEQIAKVALFLASDDSSFVNGDVLKADGGWTAR is encoded by the coding sequence GTGAAATTATCGGGTAAAACGGCACTCGTCACCGGGGCCGGGTCAGGGATGGGGCGGGCCATCGCCAAACTGTTTGCCGAAGAAGGGGCACGCGTCGTCGCCGTCGACATGAACGGGGACTCGGTCGAAGCGGTCGCGTCAGAGATCAAAGCGAGCGGCGGGGAAGCCGTCGGCGTCGCCGGGAACGTGACGAAACAGGAAGACATCGACACCATGGTCGAGACGGCGACGAGCACGTTCGGTTCGCTCGACGTTTTAGTCAACAATGCCGGCATCATGGACAACTTTTTGACCGTCGGTGAAGTGACCGACGAGGTATGGGACCGGGTCATCGCCGTCAACTTGACCGGACCGATGAAACTGGCCCGGGCCGCGATCAACGTCATGGACAAACAAGATTCGGGCGGTGTCATCATCAATAACGCCTCGGTCGGTGGTCTGTTCGGGACACGGGGCGGTGCCTCGTACGTCGCCTCGAAGCACGCACTCATCGGCCTGACGAAAAACATCGCCGCCACGTATGGTACGTTCAACAAGATACGGGCCAACGCCATCGCACCGGGCGGAGTCAATACGAATATCGGTGCCACCATCACCGCGCCGAGCGAACTCGGGATGCGCGCCATCCAAGGGGCAGGGGAGGCCCCAATCGGTGAACCGGAGCAAATCGCAAAGGTCGCGTTGTTCCTCGCCTCCGATGATTCGAGTTTCGTCAATGGTGACGTATTGAAAGCCGACGGCGGTTGGACCGCCCGGTAA